In Methylotenera versatilis 79, the DNA window TCGCAACAGCAAAAAGAAAATGCACTTAAACTCGCCGCAAAAATTAAGCGTGAAATCAATAAACAGTTTGAATTTATTCATTGCTCAATAGGTATTGCGCCGAATACTTTTTTGGCAAAACTTGCCTCCAACATGCAAAAACCCAATGGCTGCGTTGTCATCGAGCAACAGGATATTCCTGAAAAACTTTATAGCTTAAAACCCAGACACTTGACTGGCGTTGGCAAGCGCATGGAAGAACGACTTAATCATTTTGGCTTAACCACCATGCAAGCGCTATATGCAGCGAATAAGCAGCAATTACGTGCCGCATGGGGAAGCGTAGAAGGCGAGCGTATGTATGATAAATTGCGCGGCGTTGAAGTAACACGTCTGAACAATGAGAGAAAAAGCCTAGGTCACTCTCATGTTCTTCCACCAGAGTTACGTACGGAACATGGCGCACTTTCCGTTTTGCACAGACTGTTACAAAAAGCCTGTGTACGCTTGCGTAGCTACGATTTACGCGCGTCTAAAATACATGTGCGCGTTAAGTTTACCAATCATCCGACTTGGGTGATTGAAGCGAATTGTTCGCCCACCGATAATACATTAAGCATTACGCATATTTTTGAAACACTTTGGAAAAATTATCCAGCCAAGAAAGTGATTCCGCAAGCAGTCGGTATTTCATTCTCAAGTTTTATTAATAATCAGGAGTATATTGTCGACTTATTTGAAACTGAAATAGTAGAAACGAACAAGAAATTAAATTCAGCCGTAGATAAACTGAATAGTAAATACGGAAAAAATACGATTTATCTGGGCGGTGCGCATAATGCGCTATATGCGTCTCAGGTAAAAATAGCGTTTAACTATGTACCCGATTTAATCGTTGAGAATTAACGCTTATTCGCAACGACTTAATGGTTCGGTTTCTTTGCCACGGGATAACTCATTACTGACTTTACCAATAGTTAATATATCACTAGTCGCACCATGTGATAAATCATTTGTCTTTTGACCAGTAGTTAAATCATTAGTGACTTTACCGCGCGTTAATTCATCGCCAATTTGACGAAACTGTAAAGGACGCGTATCTAGACCACGGCTTAATTCATCACTTTTTTTGCCTGACTCCAATACCGCAGACTCTTTACCACGCGACAAATCATCAGGCTGTTTAGTTTGTTTTAAATCGTCTGTCGGTTTGCCAGGCAGTAAATCATCGCGTAGATTACTGCGCTTTAATGGCTCATCTGGCGCACCGCGCGTCAAATTCACTGGTAAACAATGCTGATTGCATACCGATTTATCGCGATTAGTTTCTGTGGTTTGAGCAAATGCGGGCGAAAAAATAAATAGTAATACGCATATAGTAAGTGCCTTCATCTAAGTTACTCCCTAAATCATGACTTAACTATATCGTGATATACATATAAAACACAATGCTTTTAGCTGATATCACCGCTTAAGACTGACTAACTTAAGAGCTTTATGTATTAAAGCGCACTTGATTCTTAAGCTGTACTATTAAGGTCTTGTCTATTGTGAGACCGCAGCTTGAGCATTTGACAAAATTTCTGCTCTAGAAACGAATAAACCCTCACGAGGAG includes these proteins:
- a CDS encoding DNA polymerase Y family protein; its protein translation is MSLNALYVDFNSYFASIEQQLRPDLRGKPIGVLAVLAETTCCIAASYEAKAFGIKTGTGVRDARKLCPNMVFVEARPPLYIEYHHKLIEIVESCTHVEKVLSIDEMVCKLTGSQQQKENALKLAAKIKREINKQFEFIHCSIGIAPNTFLAKLASNMQKPNGCVVIEQQDIPEKLYSLKPRHLTGVGKRMEERLNHFGLTTMQALYAANKQQLRAAWGSVEGERMYDKLRGVEVTRLNNERKSLGHSHVLPPELRTEHGALSVLHRLLQKACVRLRSYDLRASKIHVRVKFTNHPTWVIEANCSPTDNTLSITHIFETLWKNYPAKKVIPQAVGISFSSFINNQEYIVDLFETEIVETNKKLNSAVDKLNSKYGKNTIYLGGAHNALYASQVKIAFNYVPDLIVEN